Proteins co-encoded in one Zootoca vivipara chromosome 3, rZooViv1.1, whole genome shotgun sequence genomic window:
- the CLIC5 gene encoding chloride intracellular channel protein 5 isoform X6: MILWLKGVVFNVTTVDLKRKPADLHNLAPGSHPPFLTFNGEVKTDINKIEEFLEETLSPPKYPKLAAKHRESNAAGIDIFSKFSAFIKNTKQQDNASLERGLTKALKELDDYLRNPLPEEIDASSTEVEKVSKRKFLDGDELTLADCNLLPKLHVVKIVTKKYRNYEFPAEMTGLWRYLRNAYARDEFINTCAADKEIEIAYADVAKRI; this comes from the exons AAAGCCAGCTGATTTACATAATTTAGCTCCTGGGAGCCACCCACCGTTCCTGACGTTCAATGGGGAAGTCAAGACAGATATCAACAAAATTGAAGAATTTTTGGAGGAAACGCTTTCACCtccaaa GTATCCCAAGTTAGCTGCCAAGCACCGTGAATCAAATGCTGCAGGCATAGATATCTTCTCCAAATTCTCTGCGTTTATCAAAAACACAAAGCAGCAGGACAATGCGA GCCTGGAAAGAGGTCTAACAAAGGCTTTGAAGGAACTGGATGACTACCTGAGAAATCCTCTACCTGAAGAGATAGATGCAAGTAGCACAGAGGTGGAGAAAGTGTCGAAACGCAAGTTCCTGGATGGGGATGAGCTAACTCTGGCCGACTGCAACCTTCTGCCCAAACTTCATGTTGTCAAG ATTGTAACGAAGAAATATCGAAACTATGAGTTTCCAGCAGAAATGACGGGACTTTGGCGATACCTGAGAAATGCTTATGCTCGGGATGAATTCATCAACACTTGCGCTGCTGACAAAGAAATTGAAATAGCTTATGCTGATGTAGCCAAACGGATTTGA